The Aureispira anguillae genome contains a region encoding:
- a CDS encoding glycosyltransferase, which yields MLLAYSTLSILLIIGYLVIISSYIYYWNKLEVWNIPPHYTPKTTVTVIVAARNEALHIVDCLEALLAQDYPTHLLQIWVVNDHSEDNTADLVKAYSQNNLYLLNLPSGKMGKKQAIQAAIEQSKGQLIVTTDADCIMDKEWLTYLVSYYERHQTKFIAAPVSFYKEKSLFERFQSLDFMGMMAVAGAGVKGQFMNMCNGANLAYERRAFEAVNGFDGINHIASGDDMLLMQKIATDYPNQIGYLKNPNCQTLTYAKPSLKSFMQQRIRWASKSDAYTGWQVLAMLATVWILCISMFLDLLLMPFHPVFLLLFVLKFGFKGIADFFFLRMMTIFFNRPQLMRVFIPSLFLHWWYIAIIGSLGNFVKRYEWKNRRVS from the coding sequence ATGCTATTAGCTTATTCTACCCTATCTATCCTACTCATTATAGGCTACTTAGTCATCATTTCCTCTTATATTTATTATTGGAATAAACTAGAAGTATGGAATATTCCGCCTCATTATACTCCCAAAACTACTGTAACTGTAATTGTTGCTGCACGAAATGAAGCACTGCATATCGTTGATTGTTTGGAGGCTCTGCTAGCACAGGATTATCCAACGCATTTGCTCCAAATCTGGGTCGTTAATGACCATTCAGAAGACAATACTGCCGATTTGGTAAAAGCTTACTCCCAAAATAACCTTTATCTGCTCAATCTCCCTTCTGGTAAAATGGGAAAAAAACAAGCCATTCAAGCTGCTATTGAGCAATCAAAAGGTCAATTAATTGTTACAACAGATGCAGATTGTATCATGGACAAAGAATGGTTAACGTATTTAGTGAGTTATTACGAAAGGCATCAAACTAAGTTTATAGCAGCTCCTGTGTCTTTTTATAAGGAAAAGTCTTTATTTGAACGCTTCCAAAGTTTAGATTTTATGGGAATGATGGCAGTGGCAGGTGCTGGTGTAAAAGGGCAATTTATGAACATGTGTAATGGGGCAAATCTAGCTTATGAGCGCAGAGCATTTGAAGCCGTTAATGGCTTTGATGGCATCAATCACATTGCCTCAGGTGATGATATGTTATTAATGCAAAAAATAGCCACAGACTACCCCAATCAAATTGGTTATCTCAAAAACCCCAACTGCCAAACGCTAACGTATGCCAAACCAAGCCTAAAATCGTTTATGCAACAAAGAATTCGTTGGGCTTCTAAATCTGATGCTTATACAGGCTGGCAAGTGCTTGCTATGTTAGCTACAGTTTGGATATTGTGCATTAGTATGTTTTTAGATCTTTTATTAATGCCCTTTCATCCTGTGTTTTTGCTCCTGTTTGTCTTAAAATTTGGATTTAAAGGGATTGCTGATTTTTTCTTTTTAAGAATGATGACAATCTTTTTTAACCGCCCTCAATTGATGCGTGTCTTTATCCCTTCCTTGTTTTTACACTGGTGGTATATCGCCATCATTGGTAGCCTTGGCAATTTTGTTAAACGTTATGAATGGAAAAATCGGCGAGTAAGCTAA
- a CDS encoding tail fiber domain-containing protein: protein MNNFHKMLGTLLFLAGTHYSLFAQNVGIGTNTPHNSAKLHISDTNRGILIPQISIGNTSSAAPVTSPAVGLLVFNTNTTTTGGGGQGFYFWNGSQWAMLSTSSGTDDQNLTGATLTGNNLTIDIEDGASTVVDLSALVNDADFVIGNEYNTGASLTGTTLNVTDGGGTQSVNLAALRRNAENGLYVNAGTNAIRLGGSLLENTTITQNTNNMTFNLNSSGDFHIQDGGINHFSVIDNGNTYFGGDVYWRDENTAGTILAQLFDDGNDGRFRIMENGITSVDLDANTQFIFNEQGLDRNFRIESNTNNDMFFMDAGLNRVSIGTDLSAGTFNVLGNSYHSDDIYLRDGAVNTGDILVRIFDSADDGIIDVYEDNLMNHRIHGNGTTVFNEQGNNNADVRMESDTRANAFWLDASENLIRFGSGSTASDYQNGATIGTTVVDYVADFDRGIGAVGTAIGIGSVEYLLDNSSETSINNAFSPTTHINRDLGFSTTTRGWDDVYADNFVNISDLREKKDIQELQYGLNEVLKMRPVSYILKQDPFGDRKLGLIAQEALALVPEAVKTHDNKILDEKKPEEYTRIELERMGMTYLQLIPVLIKATQEQQTLIERLKSEIETLKTHK from the coding sequence ATGAACAACTTCCACAAAATGTTGGGCACTCTGCTATTTTTGGCAGGTACCCATTATTCCCTATTTGCACAAAATGTTGGTATCGGTACCAATACTCCCCATAATAGTGCAAAACTACACATTTCAGACACCAATCGAGGTATTTTAATTCCCCAAATATCCATTGGTAACACTTCATCTGCTGCCCCCGTTACTAGCCCAGCAGTAGGTTTATTGGTCTTCAATACGAACACGACTACAACAGGTGGTGGTGGGCAAGGATTTTATTTCTGGAATGGCAGCCAATGGGCTATGTTATCTACAAGTTCAGGAACCGATGATCAAAACCTTACAGGTGCTACCTTAACAGGAAATAACTTAACGATTGACATTGAAGATGGTGCGTCTACTGTTGTTGACCTATCTGCTTTAGTGAATGATGCTGATTTTGTTATTGGTAACGAATACAATACAGGTGCTTCACTTACAGGAACAACCTTGAATGTAACAGATGGCGGTGGTACTCAGAGCGTCAACCTTGCTGCATTAAGAAGAAATGCAGAAAATGGCCTTTATGTAAATGCAGGAACCAATGCCATTCGTTTAGGTGGTTCTTTGTTAGAGAATACCACGATTACGCAAAACACTAATAATATGACATTTAACCTAAATAGTAGTGGTGACTTTCATATTCAGGATGGAGGGATTAACCATTTTTCTGTTATAGACAACGGAAATACTTACTTTGGTGGTGATGTCTATTGGAGAGATGAAAATACAGCAGGCACTATCCTTGCTCAACTATTTGATGATGGCAATGATGGCCGATTTAGAATTATGGAAAACGGTATTACTTCGGTTGATTTAGATGCTAATACTCAATTTATTTTTAATGAACAAGGTTTGGATCGCAACTTTAGAATCGAATCCAATACGAATAACGATATGTTTTTTATGGATGCTGGTCTAAATCGAGTATCTATTGGTACCGATCTCTCAGCAGGTACCTTTAATGTACTGGGAAATTCTTATCATTCTGATGATATTTACCTACGAGATGGTGCCGTTAATACGGGGGATATTTTGGTTCGAATTTTCGATTCTGCTGACGACGGTATTATTGATGTTTACGAAGACAACCTAATGAACCATCGCATTCATGGCAATGGGACTACCGTATTCAATGAGCAAGGCAATAATAACGCTGATGTTCGGATGGAATCAGACACTAGAGCCAATGCTTTTTGGTTAGATGCCAGTGAAAATTTAATTCGTTTTGGTTCTGGCTCTACTGCTTCTGATTATCAAAATGGCGCAACGATTGGTACTACTGTTGTAGACTATGTAGCGGATTTTGACAGAGGTATTGGTGCCGTTGGTACTGCTATTGGGATCGGTTCTGTAGAATATTTGTTGGACAACTCCTCTGAAACAAGTATCAACAATGCCTTTTCTCCAACTACACACATTAATAGAGATTTAGGTTTTTCTACGACTACTCGTGGTTGGGATGATGTTTATGCTGATAATTTTGTCAACATATCTGACTTGAGAGAGAAAAAAGACATTCAAGAACTTCAATATGGTTTGAATGAAGTATTAAAAATGCGCCCTGTTTCTTATATTCTAAAGCAAGATCCTTTTGGAGATAGAAAATTAGGCTTAATTGCTCAAGAGGCCTTAGCCTTGGTTCCTGAAGCTGTAAAGACACACGACAATAAAATTCTTGATGAGAAAAAACCTGAAGAATACACTCGAATAGAACTAGAGCGTATGGGGATGACTTATCTGCAACTCATTCCTGTCTTAATTAAGGCGACACAAGAACAACAAACTTTAATTGAACGTCTAAAATCTGAAATCGAAACATTAAAGACTCATAAATAA
- a CDS encoding T9SS type A sorting domain-containing protein yields the protein MKNYLLPILLFASHCLWGQTVSTFFSSPAQRIDDALFADQQGNVYGSHYQGANVYKVTASGQISPVAVGLNTPNGLAFDTQGNLLVCDNVGNRIYKLDSTGTYLDTFFVTNPSGIIKELDSDTMIFTTYTGHQLMKLAPDGSISPFHAGAPLNGPVGLTYDDNGQLYVGNFGDRKIFKVYEDSLAYVATIPGGSYLGFITYAQGALWGTTFNQHKIYKVNPSFIDSVVWYTGLGQGSTNGAINQATFSQPNGIVASPSGDTIYISDFGTGEVRMISGITLDRYLIPESQTLHLTYPNPTKDKATVVIDQPFNSINLKLVNIAGQTILSQLTVVETAYTFDLSTLDNGIYFILITMDGKTEAVQIIKQG from the coding sequence ATGAAAAATTATTTACTACCAATTCTTTTATTTGCAAGCCATTGTCTTTGGGGACAAACGGTTTCAACTTTTTTTAGTTCTCCTGCTCAACGCATTGATGATGCCCTTTTTGCAGATCAGCAAGGAAATGTTTATGGATCGCACTATCAAGGTGCTAATGTATATAAGGTAACAGCCTCTGGGCAAATTAGCCCTGTTGCAGTTGGTCTAAACACGCCCAATGGTTTGGCTTTTGATACTCAAGGTAACTTATTGGTTTGTGACAATGTTGGAAATCGAATTTATAAGTTAGACTCTACAGGGACGTATTTAGATACCTTCTTTGTTACTAATCCTTCTGGGATTATAAAAGAGCTAGATAGCGACACCATGATTTTTACAACCTATACTGGGCATCAATTGATGAAATTAGCCCCTGATGGGAGCATAAGCCCTTTTCATGCAGGAGCGCCTTTAAATGGTCCAGTTGGTTTGACTTATGATGATAACGGGCAACTTTATGTAGGCAATTTTGGAGATCGAAAAATATTTAAAGTGTATGAAGATTCGTTGGCTTATGTAGCAACCATTCCTGGAGGATCTTATTTGGGATTTATTACCTATGCACAAGGCGCTTTGTGGGGAACTACCTTCAATCAGCACAAAATATATAAAGTAAACCCTTCTTTTATTGACAGTGTGGTTTGGTACACAGGCTTGGGGCAAGGTTCAACGAATGGGGCGATTAATCAAGCTACCTTTAGTCAGCCCAATGGGATTGTTGCTAGTCCATCAGGAGACACCATTTATATATCAGATTTTGGAACAGGAGAAGTTAGAATGATTAGTGGCATTACATTGGATCGTTATTTGATCCCAGAATCTCAAACCTTGCATTTGACTTATCCTAATCCTACCAAAGATAAAGCGACTGTTGTTATTGATCAACCTTTTAACAGTATTAACTTAAAATTGGTAAATATAGCAGGGCAAACTATTTTATCTCAATTAACGGTTGTTGAAACAGCTTATACGTTTGATTTATCTACCTTAGACAATGGCATTTATTTTATTTTGATCACAATGGATGGGAAAACAGAAGCTGTGCAGATCATAAAGCAGGGCTAG